The Nocardioides panzhihuensis genome has a segment encoding these proteins:
- a CDS encoding MarR family transcriptional regulator translates to MEGNWLSPEERAAWVRLIAVLELLPGALDSQLRRDAGLTHFDYGVLAMLSEAPDRTLRMTELAGYTNATLPRLSNVVKRLADRGLIERLTCPGDRRATNVRLTETGHEKMAASAPGHVDAVREYVFDSLSPDQVSQLAEIAGTMLERLDPTGVKRPPIDPKVC, encoded by the coding sequence GTGGAGGGCAACTGGCTGTCGCCGGAGGAGCGTGCGGCGTGGGTCCGCCTGATCGCCGTCCTCGAGCTGCTCCCCGGCGCCCTCGACTCCCAGCTGCGCCGCGACGCCGGTCTGACCCACTTCGACTACGGCGTGCTGGCCATGCTCTCCGAGGCTCCCGACCGGACCCTGCGGATGACCGAGCTGGCGGGCTACACCAACGCGACGCTGCCCAGGCTCTCCAACGTGGTCAAGCGCTTGGCGGACCGTGGCCTCATCGAGCGGCTCACCTGTCCTGGCGACCGCCGGGCTACCAACGTACGACTCACCGAGACCGGCCACGAGAAGATGGCCGCCTCCGCTCCCGGTCACGTGGACGCCGTGCGCGAGTACGTCTTCGACTCGCTGAGCCCCGACCAGGTGAGCCAGCTGGCCGAGATCGCCGGGACCATGCTCGAACGGCTCGACCCGACCGGCGTGAAGAGGCCGCCCATCGACCCGAAGGTGTGCTGA
- a CDS encoding dioxygenase family protein, producing MSTAPQSTTAAADARLPRTHPFAQHLRAVEAREATDPHRAWTSADGPLPSLYLSHGGGPLPLQSPEWLDPLHTWARSLPRPKAILVISAHWESAPLSISATRPDELVYDFGGFDPIYHSVRYDTPDAGELARTTAALMPDTETAHQHTRRGLDHGAWVPLKIMYPAADIPVVQLSLPTEDPDRLLALGERLRPLREEGVLVVGSGHMTHGLPFITREMMTENKPAGWSADFDAWAADALDRGDVAELARFRTAAPGMPYAHPTVEHFTPLFVTLGAATDPTAPVTTTLDGYGLGLSRRSFQAA from the coding sequence ATGAGCACCGCACCTCAGAGCACGACCGCCGCCGCGGACGCCCGTCTCCCCCGGACGCATCCGTTCGCCCAGCACTTGCGAGCCGTCGAGGCACGCGAGGCGACCGACCCACATCGCGCCTGGACGTCGGCGGACGGCCCGCTACCGAGCCTCTACCTGTCCCACGGCGGCGGCCCGCTGCCCCTGCAGAGCCCCGAGTGGCTCGACCCGCTGCACACCTGGGCCCGCTCGTTGCCCCGTCCCAAGGCCATCCTGGTCATCTCCGCGCACTGGGAGTCGGCGCCCCTCTCGATCAGCGCGACCCGTCCTGACGAGCTGGTCTACGACTTCGGCGGCTTCGACCCGATCTACCACTCGGTGCGCTACGACACTCCGGACGCCGGCGAGCTCGCTCGCACCACCGCGGCGCTGATGCCCGACACCGAGACCGCTCACCAGCACACCCGCCGCGGCCTCGACCACGGAGCCTGGGTGCCGCTGAAGATCATGTACCCGGCTGCCGACATCCCGGTCGTCCAGCTCTCCCTGCCCACCGAGGACCCCGACAGGCTGCTCGCGCTCGGCGAGCGTCTGCGGCCGCTGCGGGAGGAGGGCGTGCTCGTGGTCGGCTCGGGCCACATGACCCACGGGCTGCCGTTCATCACCCGCGAGATGATGACCGAGAACAAGCCGGCCGGCTGGTCCGCCGACTTCGACGCCTGGGCCGCCGACGCCCTTGATCGCGGCGACGTCGCCGAGCTGGCCAGGTTCCGCACCGCCGCCCCCGGGATGCCGTACGCCCATCCGACCGTCGAGCACTTCACCCCGCTCTTCGTCACCCTGGGCGCGGCCACCGACCCGACCGCTCCGGTCACCACGACGCTGGACGGCTACGGCCTAGGCCTCTCCCGCCGCTCCTTCCAAGCCGCCTGA
- a CDS encoding AGE family epimerase/isomerase, whose protein sequence is MIDADAECRRLAGFARPSAASPAGFWWLDESGHPDPAEPVHTWITARMTHVFALAHLRGDLPGSEAAELAAHGIRAMSGALRDDELGGWYASVSTDGEPIDTLKEAYAHAFVILAASSGVAAGVPGADALLDEALGVMQQHFLDDSGRVVDSLERDLGSGEAYRGANSSMHTVEAFLAAGDVTGDGAWHQRALAIAEHLIHDVARSHGYDLPEHFDLSWSPLLDYNADRPGDPFRPYGCTPGHLLEWSRLLLHLDASLPQPPSWLVEDARALFARAVEVGWSADGETGFVYTTSWDGKPVTRLRLHWVAAEALAAAGALHTRTGETTYDDWRQRFEAYIETHLVDREHGNWHHELDEHNRPSHVVWHGKPDVYHAYQALLLARLPLAPVLSVQLRQPQEPPREVGS, encoded by the coding sequence ATGATCGACGCGGACGCCGAGTGCCGCCGGCTGGCCGGGTTCGCCCGGCCGTCGGCGGCCTCGCCCGCCGGTTTCTGGTGGCTGGACGAGTCCGGTCACCCGGACCCGGCCGAGCCGGTGCACACCTGGATCACCGCCCGGATGACCCACGTCTTCGCGCTCGCGCACCTGCGCGGGGATCTGCCGGGCTCCGAGGCCGCCGAGCTCGCGGCCCACGGCATCCGGGCGATGTCGGGCGCGCTGCGCGACGACGAGCTCGGCGGTTGGTACGCCTCGGTCTCGACGGACGGCGAGCCGATCGACACCCTCAAGGAGGCCTACGCGCACGCCTTCGTGATCCTGGCGGCGAGCAGCGGGGTCGCGGCCGGGGTGCCCGGGGCCGACGCGCTGCTCGACGAAGCGCTGGGAGTGATGCAGCAGCACTTCCTCGACGACTCCGGCCGCGTGGTCGACAGCCTCGAGCGCGATCTCGGATCGGGGGAGGCCTACCGCGGGGCCAACTCCAGCATGCACACGGTGGAGGCGTTCCTGGCCGCGGGTGATGTCACCGGCGACGGCGCTTGGCACCAGCGGGCGCTGGCGATCGCCGAGCACCTGATCCACGATGTCGCCCGCTCGCACGGCTATGACCTGCCCGAGCACTTCGACCTCTCCTGGTCGCCGCTGCTCGACTACAACGCCGACCGGCCGGGTGATCCGTTCCGGCCCTACGGCTGCACCCCGGGGCACCTGCTGGAGTGGTCGCGGCTGCTGCTCCACCTGGACGCCTCGCTGCCGCAGCCTCCGTCGTGGCTGGTCGAGGACGCCCGGGCGCTCTTCGCCCGTGCTGTCGAGGTCGGCTGGTCCGCCGACGGCGAGACCGGCTTCGTCTACACGACCTCCTGGGACGGCAAGCCGGTCACCCGGCTGCGGCTGCACTGGGTGGCCGCGGAGGCGCTGGCCGCCGCCGGCGCGCTGCACACCCGGACCGGTGAGACGACCTACGACGACTGGCGACAGCGCTTCGAGGCGTACATCGAGACCCACCTCGTCGACCGCGAGCACGGCAACTGGCATCACGAGCTGGACGAGCACAACCGCCCCTCGCACGTGGTCTGGCACGGCAAACCGGACGTCTACCACGCCTACCAGGCCCTGCTGCTGGCCCGCCTGCCGCTCGCGCCAGTCCTCTCCGTACAACTCCGCCAGCCCCAGGAGCCCCCGCGAGAGGTCGGTTCTTGA
- a CDS encoding carbohydrate ABC transporter permease translates to MTTTEAIPAAVASRVPGQRSRGVARTIKYVLLIGFALVVLLPAYVLFVTSFKGIGDATPTNAWKLPESWETAGWVRAWEQLGPALGRTFAMVIPASIISSVLGSMNGFVLSKWRFPGADVVFTLILFGMFIPYQAVMVPLVQLMGNLGVPSGVPSLIVLHVVYGLPITTLIFRNYYAGVPVELVEAARVDGAGMLRTYASIILPISAPAFVVVLMWQFTSAWNDYLFALFFSTSQNGPVTIALNFLASGQLQDYSASMAGALIASVPTLIIYILLGRYFVGGLMAGSVKG, encoded by the coding sequence ATGACGACGACCGAAGCCATCCCGGCCGCTGTCGCCTCCCGGGTCCCCGGACAGCGTTCCCGCGGAGTCGCCCGCACGATCAAGTACGTCCTGCTGATCGGTTTCGCGCTGGTCGTCCTGCTCCCGGCGTACGTCCTGTTCGTCACCAGCTTCAAGGGGATCGGCGACGCCACCCCCACCAACGCCTGGAAGCTTCCCGAGTCCTGGGAGACCGCCGGCTGGGTACGTGCCTGGGAGCAGCTCGGGCCGGCCCTGGGGCGTACGTTCGCGATGGTCATCCCGGCCTCGATCATCTCCTCGGTGCTCGGCTCGATGAACGGGTTCGTGCTCTCCAAGTGGCGCTTCCCGGGCGCTGACGTGGTGTTCACGCTGATCCTGTTCGGGATGTTCATCCCCTACCAGGCCGTGATGGTGCCGCTGGTCCAGCTGATGGGCAACCTGGGCGTCCCCTCGGGCGTCCCGAGCCTGATCGTGCTGCACGTCGTCTACGGCCTGCCGATCACCACGCTGATCTTCCGCAACTACTACGCCGGGGTCCCGGTCGAGCTCGTCGAGGCGGCTCGGGTCGACGGCGCCGGCATGCTGCGGACGTACGCCTCGATCATCCTGCCGATCTCGGCGCCGGCGTTCGTGGTGGTGCTGATGTGGCAGTTCACCTCGGCGTGGAACGACTACCTGTTCGCGCTCTTCTTCTCGACCTCGCAGAACGGGCCGGTCACGATCGCGCTCAACTTCCTGGCGAGCGGTCAGCTGCAGGACTACTCCGCCAGCATGGCGGGCGCGCTGATCGCGTCCGTCCCGACGCTGATCATCTACATCCTGCTCGGCCGCTACTTCGTGGGCGGGCTGATGGCAGGTTCGGTCAAGGGATGA
- a CDS encoding carbohydrate ABC transporter permease — protein MSSTVPSAVKRPGRSQRPRRPRGRRPGGRGWVAPVLLILPTVIVIGVFVYGLIGSNIHTSLQDRHNIGPSQGFAGLDNYRDLFTDDDFIYSLRNLLLYTATFLVGTLSLGFLWAWLLERKARGESLFRAIYLFPMAVSFVASGVVWRWLLNNAEGDRASGLNRLFETLHLDFLQNPWWTNERWGILAIAVPAIWQLSGYVMALFLAGFRGIPEELREAARIDGASEWQLYRHVIFPQLSPVALSAIIIIGHMSLKVFDLIMAIAGQTNYTTQVPATQMWVEFTRGDYARSAAIGTVLLLIVAILIVPYLVSTYRQERRQ, from the coding sequence ATGTCCTCCACGGTGCCCAGCGCCGTCAAGCGACCCGGACGGTCCCAGCGGCCCAGACGCCCCAGGGGCCGCCGCCCCGGCGGTCGCGGGTGGGTCGCGCCCGTACTCCTGATCCTGCCGACCGTCATCGTCATCGGCGTCTTCGTCTACGGCCTCATCGGATCCAACATCCACACCTCCCTGCAGGACCGGCACAACATCGGGCCGTCGCAGGGCTTCGCGGGGCTGGACAACTACCGCGACCTGTTCACCGACGACGACTTCATCTACTCCCTGCGCAACCTGTTGCTCTACACCGCGACGTTCCTCGTCGGCACGCTGTCCCTCGGGTTTCTGTGGGCATGGCTGCTCGAGCGCAAGGCCCGAGGCGAGTCGCTCTTCCGGGCGATCTACCTGTTCCCGATGGCGGTCTCGTTCGTCGCCTCGGGTGTGGTTTGGCGCTGGCTGCTCAACAACGCCGAGGGCGACCGTGCCTCCGGCCTGAACCGGCTCTTCGAGACGCTTCACCTCGACTTCCTGCAGAACCCGTGGTGGACCAACGAGCGCTGGGGCATCCTCGCGATCGCCGTCCCGGCGATCTGGCAGCTCAGCGGCTACGTGATGGCGCTCTTCCTGGCCGGCTTCCGCGGGATCCCCGAGGAGCTTCGCGAAGCGGCTCGGATCGACGGCGCCTCGGAGTGGCAGCTCTACCGGCACGTCATCTTCCCGCAGCTGAGTCCGGTCGCCCTCTCGGCGATCATCATCATCGGGCACATGTCGTTGAAGGTCTTCGACCTGATCATGGCGATCGCGGGCCAGACCAACTACACGACCCAGGTGCCGGCCACCCAGATGTGGGTCGAGTTCACCCGCGGTGACTACGCCAGGTCGGCCGCCATCGGGACGGTCCTGCTCCTGATCGTGGCCATCCTGATCGTGCCCTACCTCGTCTCCACCTATCGTCAGGAGCGTCGCCAATGA
- a CDS encoding ABC transporter substrate-binding protein, translating to MNATRKALAAGLAALSLLAVSACGSDSESGSTDEVEVFTWWAEGSEKAGLDALVKVFDDQNPDLKFVNGAVAGGAGSDAKNVLQSRLQNGEPPATFQAHAGAELTDYINAGQIEDLTDLYEEKGWNERFPEGLLERLKQDGGIYSVPSNIHRANVLWANPAVLEKAGIDAGKTYDSLDAWIADLKKIKAEGIIPLSIATDWTQVHLLESVLLADLGAEAYNGLWDGTTDWSGSEVEAALAKYSTLLSLTNTDRQGLDWPDATQLVIDGQAAFNVMGDWAEAAFQEQKKTLGTDYTATPVPGTDGVFDFLADSFTKPVDGPNPAGTEAWLETIASDEGQVAFNKAKGSIPASTTADTADFNEYQQTAIKSWGEDEIVSSLAHGAATSVNWLTDITAAVAKFGSNNDVAELQEGLVEAAEDNKPE from the coding sequence ATGAACGCAACGCGTAAGGCCCTGGCCGCCGGCCTGGCCGCCCTGAGCCTGCTGGCGGTCTCCGCCTGCGGGAGCGACAGCGAGAGCGGCAGCACCGACGAGGTGGAGGTCTTCACCTGGTGGGCCGAGGGTAGTGAGAAGGCCGGGCTCGACGCCCTGGTCAAGGTGTTCGACGACCAGAACCCCGATCTGAAGTTCGTCAACGGGGCCGTCGCCGGTGGCGCCGGCAGCGACGCGAAGAACGTGCTCCAGTCCCGCCTGCAGAACGGTGAGCCGCCGGCCACCTTCCAGGCGCACGCGGGTGCCGAGCTGACCGACTACATCAACGCCGGCCAGATCGAGGACCTCACCGACCTCTACGAGGAGAAGGGCTGGAACGAGCGCTTCCCCGAGGGTCTCCTCGAGCGACTGAAGCAGGACGGCGGCATCTACTCCGTCCCCTCGAACATCCACCGCGCCAACGTGCTCTGGGCCAACCCGGCCGTCCTGGAGAAGGCCGGCATCGATGCCGGCAAGACCTACGACTCGCTCGACGCCTGGATCGCCGACCTGAAGAAGATCAAGGCCGAGGGCATCATCCCGCTCTCGATCGCGACCGACTGGACGCAGGTCCACCTGCTCGAGAGCGTGCTCCTCGCCGACCTCGGCGCTGAGGCGTACAACGGTCTCTGGGACGGCACCACGGACTGGAGCGGCAGCGAGGTCGAGGCCGCGCTGGCGAAGTACAGCACGCTCCTCTCGCTGACCAACACCGACCGCCAGGGACTCGACTGGCCGGACGCGACCCAGCTGGTCATCGACGGCCAGGCCGCGTTCAACGTCATGGGTGACTGGGCCGAGGCGGCCTTCCAGGAGCAGAAGAAGACACTCGGCACCGACTACACCGCGACCCCGGTCCCGGGCACCGACGGCGTCTTCGACTTCCTGGCCGACTCGTTCACCAAGCCGGTCGACGGCCCCAACCCGGCCGGCACCGAGGCCTGGCTCGAGACCATCGCCAGCGACGAGGGCCAGGTGGCCTTCAACAAGGCGAAGGGCTCGATCCCGGCCAGCACCACGGCCGACACGGCCGACTTCAACGAGTACCAGCAGACCGCGATCAAGTCGTGGGGCGAGGACGAGATCGTCTCCTCGCTCGCTCACGGTGCAGCGACCTCGGTCAACTGGCTGACCGACATCACCGCCGCCGTCGCGAAGTTCGGCAGCAACAACGACGTCGCCGAGCTCCAGGAGGGCCTCGTCGAGGCCGCCGAGGACAACAAGCCCGAGTGA
- a CDS encoding ROK family transcriptional regulator, whose translation MTTPESRLRVANRSQVLDLLGRSAPVSRAELAQRTGLSRSTVSSIVQELLASEQIVETTGAALPRGGGRPPSLLTVNGAPGTLVGVDIGHRHVRVAVADLAAKPLAEHEIRLDADNSPIETIDRAAALVRECLATAGIDPRTDRVLGVGMGIPGPVDPHSGIVVSPILANWIDLTPGDELARRLGMPVHVENDANLGALAEVAHGAARDVDDVIYVKASSGIGAGLILAGELFRGVTGIAGEIGHVRFDENGPICRCGNRGCLEKAFGGSRLVELLQPAYAETLSVERLLELAQEGDIRVNRILDDAGRAVGRVLADLCNHLNPALIVVGDTMRDSESFVLGIKDSIDRFTQPDTAAALDVVPSELGENAGVMGALVMANSAAPARAGTI comes from the coding sequence ATGACCACTCCGGAGTCGCGGCTGCGTGTCGCCAATCGCTCCCAGGTTCTAGATCTCCTGGGACGGTCGGCGCCGGTCAGCCGCGCCGAGCTCGCCCAGCGCACCGGACTGTCTCGCAGCACGGTGTCGAGCATCGTCCAAGAGCTGCTCGCCTCCGAGCAGATCGTCGAGACCACCGGCGCCGCCCTGCCCCGCGGGGGCGGGCGGCCGCCGTCGCTCCTCACCGTCAACGGCGCTCCCGGCACGCTCGTCGGCGTCGACATCGGCCACCGGCACGTCCGGGTCGCGGTCGCCGACCTGGCAGCGAAGCCCCTGGCCGAGCACGAGATCCGGCTCGACGCCGACAACTCCCCCATCGAGACCATCGACCGGGCCGCGGCGCTCGTGCGCGAGTGCCTGGCGACGGCCGGCATCGACCCCAGGACGGACCGGGTCCTCGGCGTCGGCATGGGGATCCCAGGCCCGGTCGACCCGCACAGCGGGATCGTCGTCTCCCCCATCCTGGCCAACTGGATCGACCTGACTCCGGGTGACGAGCTGGCCCGCCGCCTCGGCATGCCTGTGCACGTCGAGAACGACGCCAATCTCGGCGCGCTCGCCGAGGTCGCGCACGGCGCCGCGCGCGACGTCGACGACGTCATCTACGTCAAGGCCTCCAGCGGCATCGGAGCCGGGCTGATCCTGGCGGGCGAGCTCTTCCGGGGCGTCACCGGGATCGCGGGCGAGATCGGCCACGTACGTTTCGATGAGAACGGCCCGATCTGCCGGTGCGGCAACCGCGGCTGCCTGGAGAAGGCGTTCGGCGGGTCCAGGCTCGTCGAGCTGCTGCAGCCCGCCTACGCCGAGACGCTGAGCGTCGAGCGGCTCCTCGAGCTCGCCCAGGAGGGCGACATCCGGGTCAACCGGATCCTCGACGACGCCGGCCGTGCCGTCGGCCGCGTGCTGGCCGATCTCTGCAACCACCTCAACCCGGCGCTGATCGTCGTGGGCGACACGATGCGGGACTCGGAGTCCTTCGTCCTCGGGATCAAGGACTCCATCGACCGTTTCACCCAACCCGACACCGCCGCGGCGCTCGACGTGGTGCCGAGCGAGCTCGGCGAGAACGCGGGCGTCATGGGCGCGCTCGTCATGGCGAACTCGGCCGCTCCGGCACGGGCGGGAACAATATGA
- the nemA gene encoding N-ethylmaleimide reductase has protein sequence MTSLFSPLSLGSTTLPNRVLMAPLTRMRASQPGDVPNTLMADYYRQRASAGLIVSEGTQISPQGKGYMDTPGIYSTEQVEGWRQVTDVVHEAGGRIAAQLWHTGRVSHESFHDGGLPVSASALPYRNRTTVRGEDGTPTRVSCPTPRALETEEIAGVVDDYRRATRNAREAGFDMVEVHAAHGYLLHQFSSASSNERTDPYGGSLENRARLTLEVLDAVVAEWDPEHVAIRISPIGSFNGVEDPEGAEMGLYLATEIGKRGIAFLHLSEPDWAGGPELSDDYRKQLRTAHPGPIVAAGAYTSEKAERLLGADLIDAAAFGRTFIANPDLPRRLQEQLPLNEQNPATFYGGGEAGYTDYPEWSA, from the coding sequence ATGACTTCACTCTTCTCACCGTTGAGCCTGGGTTCGACGACCCTCCCCAACCGAGTCCTGATGGCACCGCTGACCCGGATGCGCGCCAGCCAGCCCGGTGACGTACCCAACACGCTGATGGCCGACTACTACCGGCAGCGCGCCTCGGCGGGCCTGATCGTCTCCGAGGGCACCCAGATCTCGCCGCAGGGCAAGGGCTACATGGACACCCCGGGCATCTACTCGACCGAGCAGGTCGAGGGGTGGCGACAGGTCACCGACGTCGTGCACGAGGCCGGCGGACGGATCGCGGCGCAGCTGTGGCACACCGGCCGGGTCTCCCACGAGTCCTTCCACGACGGCGGCCTCCCGGTGAGCGCCTCCGCGCTCCCCTATCGCAACCGCACGACCGTACGCGGCGAGGACGGCACCCCGACCCGGGTCAGCTGCCCCACTCCGCGCGCCCTGGAGACCGAGGAGATCGCGGGCGTGGTCGACGACTACCGTCGCGCCACCCGCAACGCCCGCGAGGCTGGCTTCGACATGGTCGAGGTCCACGCCGCCCACGGCTACCTGCTGCACCAGTTCTCCAGCGCGAGCAGCAACGAGCGCACCGACCCCTACGGCGGCTCCCTGGAGAACCGTGCCCGCCTCACCCTCGAGGTGCTGGACGCGGTCGTAGCGGAGTGGGACCCCGAGCACGTCGCCATCCGGATCTCCCCGATCGGCTCGTTCAACGGTGTCGAGGACCCCGAAGGCGCCGAGATGGGCCTCTACCTCGCCACCGAGATCGGCAAGCGCGGCATCGCGTTCCTGCACCTGTCCGAGCCCGACTGGGCCGGCGGCCCGGAGCTGAGCGACGACTACCGCAAGCAGCTGCGCACCGCACACCCCGGTCCGATCGTGGCCGCGGGCGCCTACACCTCGGAGAAGGCCGAAAGGCTCCTCGGGGCCGACCTGATCGACGCGGCCGCCTTCGGGCGCACCTTCATCGCCAACCCGGACCTGCCCCGGCGCCTGCAGGAGCAGCTGCCCCTCAACGAGCAGAACCCGGCGACCTTCTACGGCGGCGGCGAGGCCGGTTACACCGACTACCCGGAGTGGAGCGCCTGA